A part of Legionella sainthelensi genomic DNA contains:
- a CDS encoding 3-hydroxyacyl-CoA dehydrogenase/enoyl-CoA hydratase family protein — protein sequence MQGSFFIKKAAVLGAGVMGAQIAAHLVNAGVETLLFDLASKEGSPNAFVDKAIAHLGKLKPDPLATAQTAALLQARNYDQHLSDLSSCDLIIEAIAERLDWKEDLYQRISPYLGEKAILVSNTSGLSINALSFVLPERHRKNFCGVHFFNPPRYMHLAELIPAEATDEELVNHLETWLTRYLGKGVVRAKDTPNFIGNRIGVFSLLTTLHHAFAMDMGLDEVDALTGPLLGRPKSATFRTMDVVGLDTMQHVVNTMQQQLADDPWHHSFQLPEWIVHLIKEGHLGQKTGQGIYRKNGKIIEVYDVKSATYRPAEPSVSDELKAIMGNQDPVARMQSLITSKDKQAQFLAACFRDLFHYCAYHLASIADNVRDVDLAIRWGFGWMQGPFETWQLADLATMTQYIYREIKDNKTLSSASLPGWLFEISHFYTEKGAYSPQLDNYQSRSQLPVYKRQFFPDKVIKESVHSKPVLYENEGICLWHLQDDVAVVNFKSKANTVGQSVLDGLEAALHVAEKQCCGLILHQQDANNFSSGADLRGVLKLIQDNKMRDLEAMIAQFQHVALRLKYSPIPVVAALRGRALGGGCELMMHCDAVVAAFESYPGLVEFGVGVIPAGGGCKEMAMRAAQLFPQGDLLSVIRVYFQQIATAQVASSAAHAMQMGYLRDTDSYIMHANEVLYVALEQVKSMHAKNYLPPLKKQFKIAGIEGKARLQAGLVNWLEGGFISQHDYFIATELATVLCGGNLNQNTVVDENWMLKLEREAFINLASTPLTQARISHLLETGKPLRN from the coding sequence ATGCAGGGATCTTTTTTTATAAAAAAAGCCGCAGTTCTAGGGGCTGGTGTTATGGGTGCACAAATTGCTGCGCATTTAGTGAATGCAGGTGTAGAAACCTTACTTTTTGATTTAGCATCAAAAGAGGGGAGCCCTAATGCTTTTGTTGACAAAGCAATAGCTCATTTAGGAAAACTAAAACCAGACCCTCTTGCAACAGCCCAAACTGCTGCTTTATTACAAGCACGAAATTATGATCAACACCTTTCGGATTTGTCTTCATGTGATTTAATTATTGAAGCGATTGCTGAGCGCTTAGATTGGAAAGAGGATTTATATCAACGTATTTCGCCTTACTTAGGAGAAAAAGCGATTCTTGTGAGCAATACTTCAGGGCTGAGTATTAATGCCTTAAGCTTCGTTTTGCCTGAGAGACATAGAAAGAATTTTTGCGGAGTTCATTTTTTTAACCCTCCACGCTACATGCACCTTGCTGAGCTTATTCCTGCCGAAGCTACAGATGAAGAGTTAGTGAATCATTTAGAAACCTGGTTAACTCGCTATTTAGGTAAAGGAGTAGTCAGGGCAAAAGATACTCCAAATTTTATTGGGAATCGTATAGGGGTATTTTCCTTATTAACAACCTTACACCATGCGTTTGCTATGGACATGGGGTTGGATGAGGTTGATGCATTAACTGGCCCCTTATTAGGCAGACCTAAATCCGCTACATTTCGGACGATGGATGTTGTGGGTTTAGATACGATGCAACATGTAGTAAATACGATGCAGCAGCAATTAGCTGATGATCCATGGCATCATAGTTTTCAATTGCCAGAATGGATTGTTCATTTAATTAAAGAGGGACATTTGGGACAAAAAACTGGCCAAGGTATTTACCGGAAAAATGGTAAAATAATTGAGGTTTACGATGTAAAGTCAGCAACTTATCGTCCAGCTGAACCTTCTGTGAGTGATGAATTAAAAGCCATCATGGGAAACCAAGATCCAGTTGCCCGTATGCAAAGTTTAATTACCTCTAAGGACAAGCAAGCACAATTTTTAGCTGCATGTTTTAGAGATTTGTTCCATTATTGTGCTTATCATCTTGCTTCAATTGCGGATAACGTAAGAGATGTTGATTTAGCAATTCGTTGGGGATTTGGTTGGATGCAAGGTCCTTTTGAAACCTGGCAACTCGCTGATTTGGCAACGATGACCCAGTATATTTATCGTGAAATAAAAGACAATAAAACTCTTAGCTCAGCGTCTTTACCCGGATGGCTTTTTGAAATTAGTCATTTTTATACTGAAAAAGGGGCCTACTCGCCACAACTTGATAATTACCAATCAAGAAGCCAATTACCTGTTTATAAGCGTCAGTTTTTCCCAGACAAAGTTATCAAAGAGTCTGTTCATTCAAAACCTGTGCTTTATGAAAATGAAGGGATTTGTTTGTGGCATTTACAAGATGATGTTGCTGTAGTGAACTTTAAGAGTAAAGCAAATACAGTAGGTCAATCGGTACTTGACGGCTTAGAAGCAGCATTGCATGTAGCGGAAAAACAATGCTGTGGACTAATTCTACATCAACAAGATGCCAATAACTTTTCCTCTGGAGCTGATTTACGCGGCGTATTAAAATTAATTCAAGATAATAAAATGCGTGATTTGGAGGCGATGATTGCTCAATTTCAGCATGTAGCTTTGCGCCTAAAATATAGTCCTATCCCAGTTGTTGCTGCTTTAAGAGGACGGGCTCTAGGTGGTGGTTGTGAATTAATGATGCATTGTGATGCTGTAGTCGCTGCTTTTGAATCTTATCCCGGCTTAGTAGAGTTTGGTGTTGGCGTGATTCCAGCTGGAGGTGGATGTAAAGAGATGGCAATGCGTGCAGCACAACTCTTCCCTCAAGGTGATTTATTGTCAGTGATACGAGTTTATTTTCAGCAAATTGCAACTGCTCAAGTGGCTAGCTCAGCTGCTCATGCGATGCAGATGGGCTATTTGCGCGATACCGACAGTTACATAATGCATGCGAATGAGGTGCTATATGTTGCGTTAGAGCAAGTAAAATCCATGCATGCAAAGAACTATCTTCCTCCATTGAAAAAACAATTTAAAATCGCTGGCATTGAAGGTAAAGCCAGATTGCAAGCAGGTTTAGTAAATTGGTTAGAAGGAGGATTTATTTCTCAGCATGACTACTTTATCGCTACAGAGTTGGCAACAGTGCTTTGTGGGGGCAATCTCAATCAAAATACAGTTGTTGATGAGAATTGGATGCTTAAACTAGAGCGAGAGGCTTTTATTAATCTTGCTTCGACACCGTTAACGCAAGCACGGATTAGTCATTTACTTGAGACCGGCAAGCCACTACGTAATTAA
- a CDS encoding acetyl-CoA C-acyltransferase — MTNVYIVDVLRTPVGKAPRGVFKHTLPDDLLSHVIRNLMQRNLSVEKSKIEDVIIGCAMPEAEQGMNVARIASLLADLPQSVPAMTINRFCCSGVQSISLAADSIRSGDVHLALAGGVESMSMVPLGGNKYTANPAIFNNEDIAIAYGMGITAENVAKRWGISREQQDEFATESHKKAVAAQQRGDFKAEISPVEITVRHADLENSTVSIKKKLISEDEGPRADTSYEVISKLKPVFAAKGTVTAGNSSQTSDGAGIALLASEQALHYYKLKPIGRLLSYAVAGVPPEIMGIGPIEAIPIALKRAGIRLDQLDWIELNEAFAAQALAVIKELDLPRDKVNPLGGAIALGHPLGATGAIRTATLLHGLQRTKGRYGMVTMCIGTGMGAAAIFEAL; from the coding sequence ATGACTAATGTATATATAGTTGACGTATTACGTACTCCAGTTGGTAAAGCACCTCGTGGTGTATTCAAGCACACTTTGCCTGATGATTTGCTGTCACATGTAATCAGAAATTTAATGCAGCGCAATTTGTCCGTAGAGAAGTCAAAAATAGAGGATGTTATTATCGGATGTGCCATGCCAGAAGCTGAGCAGGGTATGAATGTAGCACGTATCGCATCATTGCTTGCCGATTTGCCTCAATCAGTTCCTGCAATGACGATTAACCGTTTTTGTTGTTCAGGTGTACAAAGTATTTCTCTAGCTGCAGATTCTATTCGAAGTGGCGATGTGCATTTGGCCCTTGCTGGTGGTGTGGAAAGCATGTCGATGGTGCCTTTAGGTGGGAATAAGTACACAGCGAACCCAGCTATTTTTAATAATGAAGATATAGCGATTGCTTATGGTATGGGAATTACTGCTGAAAATGTGGCTAAAAGATGGGGAATTTCGCGAGAGCAACAAGACGAATTTGCTACTGAAAGCCACAAAAAAGCTGTCGCAGCACAGCAACGTGGTGACTTCAAGGCAGAGATTAGTCCTGTTGAGATCACGGTAAGACATGCAGATTTAGAGAACTCCACTGTATCAATTAAGAAAAAATTGATAAGCGAAGATGAAGGTCCACGGGCTGACACTTCGTATGAAGTAATTTCTAAGTTAAAACCCGTTTTTGCCGCAAAAGGAACGGTCACTGCTGGAAACAGTTCGCAGACCAGTGATGGAGCAGGCATTGCTTTATTAGCTAGTGAGCAGGCGCTGCATTATTATAAGTTAAAACCAATAGGGCGACTGTTAAGTTATGCAGTAGCAGGTGTTCCTCCTGAAATTATGGGAATTGGACCCATTGAAGCCATTCCTATTGCGTTAAAAAGAGCGGGCATTAGATTAGATCAATTGGATTGGATAGAGCTTAATGAGGCTTTTGCAGCTCAAGCTTTAGCGGTGATCAAAGAGCTTGATCTTCCACGTGACAAAGTAAATCCCCTAGGAGGGGCCATTGCCTTGGGCCATCCATTAGGAGCTACTGGTGCAATAAGGACAGCGACTTTATTACATGGGTTACAAAGAACTAAAGGCCGTTATGGGATGGTTACCATGTGCATTGGTACGGGCATGGGAGCTGCTGCAATATTTGAAGCTTTATAA
- the infA gene encoding translation initiation factor IF-1: MAKEDHIEMAGTVIDTLPNTMFRVELENGHIITAHISGRMRKNYIRILTGDKVKVELTPYDLTKGRIIFRDKN, from the coding sequence ATGGCAAAAGAAGATCATATAGAAATGGCTGGTACTGTTATAGACACCCTACCCAACACCATGTTTCGTGTTGAATTAGAAAATGGGCATATTATTACTGCTCACATTTCTGGTCGTATGCGTAAAAATTACATAAGAATTTTGACTGGAGATAAAGTCAAGGTTGAGTTAACTCCTTATGACCTAACTAAGGGCCGCATTATCTTCCGCGATAAAAATTAG
- a CDS encoding SH2 domain-containing protein has product MEAMQKNEPNSKIPIIFGLINSYQIHNLLEQHNAKTKESKAVFLIRDSSTYPGLITVSYYCQEQDIVKHIRFGLTEKGWKTAPKPPQEPLKADSTEIKEKYALDKIKFDKKMKKFINTAKKLFEQHHTAEPFKTLILELQKHEFNLEGLIKPQRSQASQEKHFTGYV; this is encoded by the coding sequence ATGGAAGCAATGCAAAAAAATGAGCCAAACTCCAAGATCCCGATTATTTTTGGATTAATCAACAGCTACCAAATACATAATCTCCTAGAACAGCATAATGCAAAAACAAAAGAATCTAAGGCAGTATTTTTAATTAGAGACAGCTCCACTTATCCAGGCTTAATTACTGTTTCCTATTACTGTCAAGAACAAGATATAGTGAAACATATTCGATTTGGACTCACTGAGAAAGGATGGAAAACGGCTCCCAAGCCGCCCCAAGAACCTCTAAAAGCTGATTCAACTGAGATTAAAGAAAAATATGCTTTAGACAAAATAAAGTTTGATAAAAAAATGAAAAAATTTATTAATACTGCGAAAAAACTTTTTGAACAACATCACACGGCGGAACCTTTCAAAACATTAATCTTAGAATTACAAAAACACGAATTTAATTTAGAAGGACTCATAAAACCCCAACGATCTCAAGCAAGCCAAGAAAAACATTTTACTGGCTATGTTTGA
- the aat gene encoding leucyl/phenylalanyl-tRNA--protein transferase, which produces MVGGDLSPQRILQAYKQGIFPWYEPEMPVLWWSPNPRLILIPNEFNLSRSLKKSLTKGFSCTIDTAFKQVITACATCSNRVNNTWITEEMIEAYTNLHLLGFAHSFEIWYENNLVGGLYGINLGRAFFGESMFHNMTDASKIALYYLCKTLTNWSFDFIDCQIPTNHLQSLGAKIIDRKSFLCLLEKTLINPTKQGLWDFDF; this is translated from the coding sequence ATGGTCGGAGGAGATCTATCTCCTCAACGTATACTCCAGGCTTATAAGCAGGGAATTTTTCCATGGTATGAACCTGAAATGCCAGTACTTTGGTGGTCACCTAATCCCAGACTCATCTTAATTCCTAATGAATTTAACTTATCTCGAAGTTTAAAAAAGTCTCTAACAAAAGGATTTAGCTGTACCATCGATACCGCATTTAAACAAGTAATTACCGCTTGCGCTACTTGTTCCAATCGCGTTAATAACACTTGGATTACCGAAGAAATGATAGAAGCCTACACAAATTTGCATCTTTTAGGGTTCGCTCATTCATTTGAAATATGGTATGAAAATAATCTTGTGGGTGGTCTTTATGGAATTAATTTAGGACGGGCTTTTTTTGGTGAGTCCATGTTTCATAACATGACGGATGCTTCTAAGATTGCCCTTTATTATTTATGTAAAACGTTAACAAACTGGAGTTTCGATTTTATTGATTGTCAAATCCCTACAAATCATTTACAAAGTTTAGGCGCTAAGATAATTGATCGCAAATCATTTCTATGTTTATTAGAAAAGACTTTAATAAACCCTACGAAACAAGGCCTATGGGATTTCGATTTTTGA